In the genome of Cynocephalus volans isolate mCynVol1 chromosome 10, mCynVol1.pri, whole genome shotgun sequence, the window catgaaatatcttttaaaagggGTGAAAACTGATAATGGCTTACAGTGACTTAGAAGAGCTTATTCCTTTGAAGATAAATAGCTCATTAGAGATAGGCTATATGAAGCCTCAGACAGCTTGAAGTCTGTTTATTGCTTCAGCATAGCAGTTAACACACAATCTCcttaacaaacaaaaacattactATGCatgccagagaaaaaagaaaaagttattattAGGACAAAAAGTATTTGTCCACTTGCAACTATATTCTTCCCAATTTGAGAATAttccccttctcttttctccttcagaTCTCCAGGCAACCCTTGATAAACCCATGATAACATGTCTATGGTTTTACTAGGCCTTTTGAACAGGGCCACCAAGTTTTATGTCCAAGTTGTGTTGCAAAGCCCTGATTTTGAGGCATACAGATAGCCTGAATTATGTGGATCCTACTAACATACCTGGTGTAGCCAAAGAAGAGGAATTTTCTAAGTATTCTTAGAAGCAGTGACATTAATTTTCCTCTCACTTATTCAAGTTTTATGTTTTGACCTAAGTGTAAAATCTTGAAATCTCTGAATAAAGCATCCACTTGCGTACATGTCTGAATTCTCTTTATCCTTATAGGAAGCAAGAATCATCAGGTGGAGAGTATTCAAGAAGTGGGATTAAGCTACCCTTCCCCCAAACAGCTTTCTTCCTGTCAGACCTCACAACAAGATGTAAGTGGGTTAACCAAGTGTCAAGATTCTGTGAAAATTTTTCAAGGGAAGAAATCTCAGTTGCAAAAACGAGGTGATTGCCCTTGCCAGGTTTGGGCAGGAATACCAGTTCAGATTTCTGAAGACGAAAACTATATAATGACTCATTTAGGGGATGGttacaattatataaaaaatcaagagtTTCCATCTTGGAGGGCCCAGCATTATTGGAGGAAAATATATCTGACAGAATCACATAATTATCAGTGTAGATGTCAACAAATTtccatgaaaaataatttctgtaagtGTGACAGCATCAGTTGGATCTCACATCATAATGATAATCTGGAAGTACATagtaaagaaaactacagctTTGATGACTGTGGAGAAGATATCATGAAGGTATTATTACTTAATCAGCACTCAGTTCAAACAGGGCAGCAGTCCTACCCATGTACTGAGTACAGAAAAGCTTTCAGCGATGACTACAGCTCTGAAGTTCATCAGCAGTTCCCCTTAGAAGGGAAGACTTGTACATACAGTCCATGTAGAAAGGGCTGTAGTTATAGTTCAGTTCTTCATGTTCATCAGAGTCTTCAGAGAGGAAATGAAGGTGTTGTTGAGAGTCCACCTCTGCAGGCCCATCAGAGAGTGCTTACAGAGGAGAAACCTCGCAAATGTGGTGAATATGGTGAGAACTTCAATCAGTACTCCTCTCTTAACACTTACAAACTTATTCACACAGGAGGGATGTCCTACAGGTGCGATATTTATGAAAGAGCCTTCAGTCACAGCTTAGACCTTAATAGTATTTTTAGGGTCCATACTAGGGAGGTACCCCATGAATATGAGGAGAATGGGAATGTCTTTAATCAGAGTTCACGTCTTCAAgtccatcagagaattcacactgaaGAGAAACTATACACCGATGTAGAGTGTGGAAAGGGTTTCATTTGTAGTTCAAATCTTAACATTCAACACAGAGTTCACATGGAAGAGAATCCCTATAATTCTGAAGAGCGTCGCAATGGCTTTAGTCTGCCCTCACATTTTCAGGACCTTCAGATAGTCCACACTAGGGAACAACCATATAAACATTATGTATGCGGTAACAGCTTCAGTGGAAATTCGTATCTTCAAAGCCATCAGAAAATTCACGTTGGAGAAATACCTTATAGGGACTGTGGAAATAGCTTCAACTGGAGTTCAAAACTTAAAGATCGTCAGAGAATCCACGgacagaaaccatacaaatgCAGTGCCTGTGGCAAAGGCTTCAGTCACAGATCAGTTCTTAATGTTCATCAGAGAgtccacacaggagagaaaccttataAATGTGAGGAATGTGATAAAGGATTCAGTAGGAGTTCATACCTGCAAGCCCATCAGAGAgtccacactggagagaaaccgtACAAGTGTGAGGAATGTGGGAAGGGTTTCAGTCGGAATTCATACCTTCAAGGCCATCAGAGAgtccacactggagagaaaccgtACAAGTGTGAGGAGTGTGGGAAGGGCTTCAGTCGGAGTTCACATCTTCAAGGCCATCAGAGAGTCCACACTGGAGAAAAGCCATACAAATGTGAGGAGTGTGGGAAGGGGTTCAGTTGGAGCTTTAATCTTCAAATTCATCAAAGGGTTCACACAGGAGAAAAGCCCTATAAATGTGGAGAATGTGGTAAAGGCTTCAGTAAGGCTTCAACTCTTTTGGCCCATCAGAGAgtccacacaggagagaagccatacCAATGTGATGAGTGTGGTAAGAGCTTCAGTCAGAGAGCCTACCTTCAAAGTCATCAGAGTGTCCACTCTGGCGAAAGACCATATATATGTGAGGTATGTGGGAAGGGCTTTAGTCAAAGAGCTTATCTTCAGGGTCATCAGAGAGTCCACACTAGAGTGAAACCATATAAATGCGATATGTGTGGGAAGGGATTTAGTCAGAGTTCACGTCTTGAAGCACATCAGAGGGTCCACACAGGAGGGAAACCATACAAATGTGAGGTGTGCACAAAGGGCTTCAGTGAGAGTTCACGCCTTCAAGCACATCAGAGGATCCACACAGAAGGGAGACCTTATAAATGTGAACAGTGTGGTAAAGGTTTCAGTGGGTATTCTAGTCTTCAAGCCCATCACAGAGtccacactggggagaagccCTACAAATGTGAGGTGTGTGGAAAGGGCTTCAGTCAGAGATCAAACCTTCAAGCTCATCAGAGAgtccacacaggagagaaaccataCAAATGTGATGCATGTGGTAAGGGTTTCCGTTGGAGCTCAGGTCTTCTAATTCATCAAAGAGTCCATAGTGGTGATAAATTCTACAAAAGTGAAGAGTATGGTAAGGATTATCCTTCAATAGAGAATCTACACAGAAATGAAGTTCTGTAAAAtggtgttctgttttgttttgaagtCCTCAAATGAGAGCTAAAATTTTCTGGTTACCAGAGGGTTTtgtagtagaaaaatattttttttagggAAAATGTAATGTTTCTACCCAA includes:
- the ZNF112 gene encoding zinc finger protein 112, which encodes MTKFQEMVTFKDVAVVFTQEEQGLLDSAQRKLYRDVMLENFRNLLLVAHQPFKPDLISQLEREEKLLMVEAETQRDRCSGSKNHQVESIQEVGLSYPSPKQLSSCQTSQQDVSGLTKCQDSVKIFQGKKSQLQKRGDCPCQVWAGIPVQISEDENYIMTHLGDGYNYIKNQEFPSWRAQHYWRKIYLTESHNYQCRCQQISMKNNFCKCDSISWISHHNDNLEVHSKENYSFDDCGEDIMKVLLLNQHSVQTGQQSYPCTEYRKAFSDDYSSEVHQQFPLEGKTCTYSPCRKGCSYSSVLHVHQSLQRGNEGVVESPPLQAHQRVLTEEKPRKCGEYGENFNQYSSLNTYKLIHTGGMSYRCDIYERAFSHSLDLNSIFRVHTREVPHEYEENGNVFNQSSRLQVHQRIHTEEKLYTDVECGKGFICSSNLNIQHRVHMEENPYNSEERRNGFSLPSHFQDLQIVHTREQPYKHYVCGNSFSGNSYLQSHQKIHVGEIPYRDCGNSFNWSSKLKDRQRIHGQKPYKCSACGKGFSHRSVLNVHQRVHTGEKPYKCEECDKGFSRSSYLQAHQRVHTGEKPYKCEECGKGFSRNSYLQGHQRVHTGEKPYKCEECGKGFSRSSHLQGHQRVHTGEKPYKCEECGKGFSWSFNLQIHQRVHTGEKPYKCGECGKGFSKASTLLAHQRVHTGEKPYQCDECGKSFSQRAYLQSHQSVHSGERPYICEVCGKGFSQRAYLQGHQRVHTRVKPYKCDMCGKGFSQSSRLEAHQRVHTGGKPYKCEVCTKGFSESSRLQAHQRIHTEGRPYKCEQCGKGFSGYSSLQAHHRVHTGEKPYKCEVCGKGFSQRSNLQAHQRVHTGEKPYKCDACGKGFRWSSGLLIHQRVHSGDKFYKSEEYGKDYPSIENLHRNEVL